The sequence ATTTGCGAACCATATTTTATACGTGATCTTACTAAATGATCTGCAAACGCCGGCACTAAACTATCAAGCTCAGAAAAATTATCTACATAAAAACCATTAAGTCTGTCAATCGGATTAATAAGATCTGGCACTTGCTTAACCGTATGCTTACCTTGACCACCAGTACCAGGAATAATACGAGGATCTGGCGCTGGGTTAACATTCACAACCAATTTAGGAACTCGACGCGCTCCGGTAAATGTTGCGCTACCCTGCGCTGCAAAATACACCGTTGGGTTAAACGCATCCGAACGGGTACTAAAAATCGCATTGAAAAAACCGTCAAATTGACTCGCACCACCATTACCTAATTCCATCGGACAAAGTGAATCGCAATTACAATCCATTTTGCCGCCCGTAGGAACGTTAATATGCATACCAACTTGTAATGCATCCATACAATCAAAGTACCCAGCAAAATCTAAATACGTGAACAGCGCAAGATCACCAATACCCACTTTTGATTGACGAGGCAAAAGAGTAATTCCTTTAGGCTCTAACACTGCTCGTACAAAGAAATCGAATACATCTTCATAATCTCTAAAAAAATTAATCACAGAACTTTCCGCGCCCGTCTGCGTTGGCGGCAACGCACCCTGCTGATACAAATTCCCTTTGAGCAACTGTAAGTCAATTATACACGTATGAGATTTAACGGGGAGATTAACACCAAACACCCAATCAAGCTCGTTATTACAACCGAATGATAATCGATATGCGGCGGTTAAATCTGCTCCCAATTCTCGCTCTTCTATCGTGAAATTAGCCTCCATATTTGCCAAATGAAATATTGGAAGGTCATCTACAAAAGAACCGAATCTATCTCCACCAAAAGGAACTGCTGGATTAGCTGTGGGACGTACAATCGACAAGGCATTATCATCGTTCGCTCGAATCAAATTTTTTGCTGCCAAACGAGACATCAAAAATATATCTTGAACTCTAATCGGATTTTGCCCAAACTGTTCTCCTGCTAGAGAAGTACATTGTTTATTACAACCAAATCCTTTAAATGCCAAGCTGTGATACAATGCTCCTTTTACCACCCAATGTTTATACGCTGCATCTTCAAGCAATGAGTCATAATATTCACGGCCTACTAACGCTACCTCTTGCTCATCATCAACTTCGCCATTATAACATATTGCTTTTTGACTTAGCATTAACCCCAGCAGTAAGGTAATACGTACTATCTTCTTTTTCATGCCCTACCTTATTATTTTATCGTACCTAAAACATTATTATTTTTTGTCTTTACACGTTTACCGTCTTAGTCGCTTCTTCACCATTATCTATTTTGATCTGATTAGCAGCCTTATTGAATATGCCAACTTGTCGGAAACTATTGTAATACGCATCAGTATCGTTTTGATCCAAACCAACAATAGAACCATCTCTATTAATTTGATCTCTAATTGGTGGACAGATGATAGCGAGTCGACCATCTTCTTCTGGAATCAACGAACCTTTTTTAACAAACTTATTAGCATCAGCCACATCAACTGATGTTGTAACTATGTTAGTAATGTATCCCATAGAATTAAAGGTTTGCACAAACGGTCTAATCTGCTCAAATTGATTATCCTGGAATCGCAACACGGTGTTCACTAGCTCTGATCCAACTTCTAATGTTGTTCCTAGCGGAAGCACCGTTTCACGTTGCGTTGGTGTCGCAACTTCTGGATGAATACGTTCTGCCAATATATATGCTGCCGTCAATGTTCCTGCTGGAATGGTTTGCGCTGCTAAGAATGATCCACGCGCTAATATTGTCCCTCGTGGATAAACTTGTCCTCCAACCGGCACAACAATATCAAACGGTGTAGCAATACCACTTACAAACGAACCTGCCAAAATTATAGTACCTGCTGGCAAAAATGTATCTGCGGTTAATTCAAATCGATCAACTAAAGTACGGGATGGAATCGCAAGCGGTGTCGGCAATATACTACCAGCCAAAATTACACCACCCTGCTGATACGGCAAAGCTCTCAACACATCCAATGCATCTGATGGTACAATTGGATCCAAAACAAATTCTTTAAACTGTATGAATCCACCACCAACAACATTCCCTGATCTGTTATTAAAATCTACCGGCAAATCACTACCCAATCCATTTTGCACAGTAATATCACCTGGATTAAAGTTTGGTGCTACGCGTAATAATCCAACTTCAAGCCCACGGCGTAAAATTTGTATTAATGATCCTTCATCAAAATACAGCTTTCTAACCACACCTTCTGCGGGAAGCCCTTCAGGAACAAACTGCGAAGTATCTGTAATTGGAAACGTTGGGTTATGCGGAAATGCATTAGTAAATGCCGATCCGCGGGCCATATTCATTTCTACAATACCGCCTGGGTATACATTCAATGCAGCATAATGATCAAAAAAGAAATCAAAACACGCTAACTGGAAGGTGATAATCGCACTTTGACTTGCAAACACGTTATCAGACAAATCATTCGTCCCTGCATAGCGCGCTGTTAATTCAGAATTATGTTTGATATTAATTGAAAAATCATCTTCTACAGTACCACCAAAGATAAGTTGCGATGGATGATCAAGGAGCACTTGTCCTTCTTGACGCACAATAAAAATCAAACCACATCCGAAGGTTGGCAAACCAGTTACAGGATGCGGTATCGGTACAGAACGAGGACCACCAATTAAAACTGTTTGCGTTGCATTTGGATCACTGCAATGACTCAACGTCATTATCGCACCTTCTTCTACAACAATTGTCGGCCAATCTAAACCAGGATTAACGGAAGTATCAAATGGACAATTAGAGCTGCTCGCGCATGCCGGTCTATCAAATGGACAATATGGAGTTCCTAACGGTACAAAATGCACTCCGTTACGCAATTCCACAATTCCTTCCCCTCTAAAAATAATTCTTGAATGTGGCTGCAGCTCTATTATACCGTTATTGCCATACACAGCCGGATCAAATATCAAACGTGGAATATTTCCACATGGACCAAAACAAGAATCAAATTGCCAGATAACCGCTTGTCCTTCTGCAGGTAAATCAGTTAAGTGAAAGTAATGGCCACATGGTTCTGAAACTAGAATTTCGCACGATGCGTTCCTATTAATTGCGTCACAACTGTCTTCGCAGACCTGCGCAACCTGCTCTACTTCCTGTGCAACCTGCTCTACTTTTGTTTCAAGCATGCAGACTTTAGCGAGGATTTTAATCAAAACTTCATACATATCACATTGATTAGAGAGCACCTTATCAACATCACTCATCTCTTCATCATCATCACAACACTCATCATCTCCATCATCATCCAAATCTAAATCACACTCATGCTCGCCATCTAAATCGCACTCATTTTCGTTATCAAAATCATCTGTTGAACAATCATCAACAGATCCATGTTTCATCACTCCACTCTGCTTATAACTATCTGCCCCAGATGCCATACCTGGCGGAGTATCAATGCCATTATGATTCAAGTATGATTTTAACATCTTCATCATACTCTTGGCAGATGAACACCCCTTTGTAGTTTTAAAGGATGATTTTGCAACCACAGGATTACAGAACAATAATATGATAAGACCTATACCATATATATGAGTTATCTTTTGCATGTTTCTCTCTTTTTTTTAAAACACTCTCTCAATCCAGACACACCTACTTACCATCAGCTTTGCAAATCCCACGCAATAGTAGTATACAAAAGCATATATCACACAATAACAGGTAAACAATTCTGATCGGACTTGCTTCACATAATACCCTTTTAAAGTAATTGCTACTTTGTTGATATTCTATCTGGACGATATTAACAACGATTTAAAAAGTCAAGCCTTTCGAATTTTTAAAACAATTATCTTCAGAACAAACAGTTACAAAAAAAGATTTTTCATTAAGCTCAAAGCCTAAAGTCATTAAAAAACTGCAACCCTGGATTGACTCTATTAAAAACAAAAAGAGCCTTGCAGTCGCAAAGCTCTCCTTATATAACAAAATATATTTTTATTTTCGTTACATTACCATTTCTTGTCGGTTGTCATTCCCTATATATTCATCATATTGCAAATTCGCATACATACGACAATATTCTTGTAATTGCGCTAGCATTCTATCCAAATACGCCTGCTTACAATTATATCCTAAATATAATAACTCCGGATCAATTGATGCATCATACGTAATAATGTCCATAATTTGATTATACAAACAACGAACTGATGGTATAGAACAATGCAATGCTTTCTGACGACGATACACACATTCAGTCACAATATAAGATGATGCTCCACGCATTAGATGATATGCAATATTAGACTCCAATGATAAAAGCTTAAGCAACTGCCCCAATGCATGCTCACCATAACTTTTGCTTAACCTAAATTCTTGCGTTGCCTCTTCTAACTGCTCACGCATGAGCACCTCATCAGTCATTGCCATAGTATCATACCCAGATTTCGGCTGCATCATTCCCATCTCTTTATTGCCATACATCGAAGATGCCCAACTGCGCACATTAAACAAAACAAGGAGCGCCATCGCTACCAACACAAACATTCTTTTCATCCTTCCTCCTTAACTATATCGTTCACCAGATCATCTACAACACTCATTATATAATGACTGTATCATCTAAAATTTCAAATTGGAATGCTTTTCAAAAATAATGATAAAAAAGATCTAAATACCGATTTTTTATTAAAAACAAAATGTAAATAAAAGATAGAAAGACAAAATAAACAGAGAAAACCATTTACATCACCGTCCGCAGCAACATCCAGACAGAATTTGCCGCAAAAACTCCGGACCAAAATGGATACCATTCTTCTTTATCTGCGACCACCATCGCACCAACGCCACCAACAATAAGCCCTAACGAAATAGTAATTGGCATCAACAACCCACCAAGCACCAGCATCGGATGTATACCTACTATGCTGAGTCCATATCCAAAGAATGATCCTAATAATAAAATTGCGTAATCAAATGATTGCACTGCAACGAGCAGGTGCCGCGCTTGCGCCCGTTGTGCAAAAAGTTCTGGCGATCCAAGCCCAAAATGATTAATCAACAACCAAAAAACTCCTCCTATCACACAAGAACTGATTACCAACCCTGCATACTGATAGCGATACACCCTACGCGGTGCAATTCCGGCCAAGTATGCAACCTTACGCCCACATAATATATCAGTGCAAACGCCGCCACATAATTCTACAAACAATGCTATGAACACAATCTGCGTTTTATTTACATTAAAAAGAAACATCGCTGGCACCATAACAAATGTTGCAAAGCGACCAAGCTGTGCAAGTCCAATACGACCCGCAATTTGTGCAATCTGATACGCACATATATAAGAAAATGCAAGAAGATACAGTTGCATCACAACTGAAAACTGAAAATAAAAAAGCAGGCAACATAGTCCCGAAAACAATACACCCGTTTCCAATATCATTACACGCGATATCCGCAACCCATCAACAGTATAGTAGAACCAACGATCAGTGCGATTCTTGCACATCGCTCCATATAATACAGGGAACATCTGCATCACACCAAATACAGCAGATGCTAAAACCATTCCACTACAGAATGCAAAAATAAATTCTGTAGTGGTGCAATGAGCAAAACAAAACAGATGCATCGGATCAAGAAATAATATTTTTAAAATGATCGCCACAGCAAGCGGTACCACAATCATCTGCCCCGTGACAAATCCGATCGCCCACAACAGTGGCCAAAGATCAAAAGATATAAACGGCAAACGGACAAATGATACCGGTATCGAACGTATTATTACTATCGATTTAGGAATTATTCCTGCATATCCAAGTAGACCATCCTGCAGGGCAGAAAACAAAAAAGCTGAACAAAAGCCAACTGCAAGATCGTACGATTTTTTTATTTGGTCTGCTGCAACCACCATTTTATATACCAACTGTGCAATCGGAAACGGGAGCTCTTGCTGAATCAAAATTGTACTTTCAATCCGATTTGCAATCCACAACCCAAACCATCCACCAAAAAATGTTATTATACTAACCAATAATGAAAATAATACTGGCCTGCCCATCCACGCATTAAATAGGTGTTGATCCAAAAAATATAATGTTGGCAAAGAAAATCCCAAAGCTATTGCAGCAATCCCTCCCACAGATCCTGCAACCGTAATTAAAATTGCAGCCTCTGAAATCTGTTTTTTATATGAAAAAAATCTAAAAAGTAGCGCTGTAATCAACACCAACGTCGGCGCAATCCAAGGACCAATCGGCGTTGCCATGGCAATATAGCTCATAACTGCAGTAGAGAACATAGATAATAACAACGTTGTAATGCCAATAAAAATGTGCACAGCAACCACCATAGTTTTATAAAAACATTTTTAGGATCATATTTATATTGTTTCACAACCTATGATAATACAACATCATATCAATATCATAATTTTCCCGACAACGTACAAATAATTCGCAAAACAAGTACCATTAAAAATAGTGTCATTCGTAGATTGTGTATATCTTGATTTTTTATATACTGAATCTTTCAATAATCAACAAGAATTTTAAGGTTAAATTGGCATGATATTAATTGTAATTCTCTATATGCTGTGGGCAGCTTCAGTAACCGCAAGCAAAATCATCATCAACTACTCGCAACCATTTTTTTTAACTGGCAGCAGAATGTTTATTGCCGGCTCTATATTACTGATTTATCAATATCTTTCTCCCCATCAAGAGTTTCGATTCAAACGTGAACACTTCGGTTATTATGCACAAATCGTTCTCTTAGGAATTTATATCACCTATGTTTTACGATTCTGGGCATTGCATGATATTTCTGCGACAAAAGCAATGTTCCTTTTTAATCTATCACCATTTTTTTCTGCACTCTATTCATATTATTTCTTTAAAGAAACAGTCTCTAAAACACAATGGGCTGGGTTGTTGATCGGTGTGATTGGACTCGTTCCCGTACTGCTCACTTCATCACAAAAAGAACTTGCACTTGGTGAATTTTTCTTTATGTCATGGCAAGAGATGGCGATTATTGCTTCAGTAGCAATGCACAGTTACAGCTGGATTATTGTCCGCAAACTAGTAATTGAAAATGGGTACTCTCCCTCCATGATCAACGGTATTACGATGTTTATCGGTGGCGCACTCGCACTGGTAACATCATTTTTTGTCGAAGGCATTTTCCCTGTTACTAACTTTGCATATTTCTTTGGGCTTTTAGCATTTATCATTATTATCAGCAACATTATATGTCACAATTTATACGGCCACTTGCTTCATTATTACAGTACCACACTGATCGCATTTGGTGGCTTTCTCGGGCCCCCATTTACTGCTTTTTATAGCTGGTTACTCTTTCAAGAGCAGATTACCTGGCATTATTATCTATCCAGCTTTATCGTATTCATAGGACTCTCGCTCTTTTATAAAGATGAGTTACAAAAAAATAACCTTCCGGTAGCATAACAAAAAACCTACGTCGCAAAACGTAGGTTTTTTCTTTTTATAATCAAAATGTAAAAATCTGTTTTAAATAACTAATCTAAAAATCTAACATCTTTTTGCCAGACAAAAAATGAACGTGGTGATGAAAAACTGTTTGTCCCGAATCAGAACCATTGTTCACGATCAACCGAAATGCTCCGGAACCTGACAGTTTTTTTGCAAGGCTTTGCACCATCATAAACATTTCAGCGGCCAAAAAAAGGTCTTGGTCTTCAAACGCAACAATATCTTTTATATGTTTTTTAGGAATAATCAGATAATGAATCGGTGCCTTTGGCGCAATATCCTGGAGCACGATTAATGAGTCTGTTTCTGTGATTACTGTAGCAGGGATCTCTTTACGAATGATTCGGCAAAACACACAACTAGTATCAGTCATGGCAACTCTCACTTTTTTTAATCAAAAAAACTATTGGGGAAATGTTTGAAAAATCTGGCGCCCTCTAAGGGCCTGCCAGGCATTTGTTGCACAAATGACTGGTGCCGGGAGCCGGACTCGAACCGGCACAGTGTTGCCACCGCGGGATTTTGAGTCCCGTGCGTCTACCAATTTCGCCATCCCGGCTAAAGAACAGTTACAAGGATACACTAAGATAGGTCATTCCGTCAACGCACAATCACTAAAAAACCTGTTTGTTCAGCAATTTCCACATTCAACTACTACACCACATTTGCTAAGTTAAAAATTGGCAGATAAACCGCAAATATAAGTGCTGTAATTAACACCCCCAAAACAACAATTAAAAATGGTTGAAACAATGCGGTGAAAAGGGTCAATTGACGACTCACTTCTTCTTGATATTTCATCGCTACTTTACGCAACAATCCATTCAACTGTCCTGATTCTTCGCCTACTTTAATCATAGAAATAGCAGCTTGCTCAAAAAGCTGTTCCGGATGCTGCGCCATCGCCACACTTAATGAACTTCCTGATGAGACTGCCTGTTCAAGATACCGCATCTGCTCTTGCAAGACACTATTTGCAACTGTTGTACGTGCAGCACGCAATGCTGAAAGCAGTGGCATTCCTGCCTCTAAAAGCAATGCTATTGATTGCGTCATAGTCATCAATGCACTCTGACGTACCAAATCACCAACAATAGTAATACGCAACAATAATGCATCAACCACCTTACTTCCCGTGGCTGTTTTTACGTACATCTTGCCAAAAAATCCCAGCGCAATAATACCTCCAATCACGAATAATCCCACCCAACTCATGAGCCCATCACTCATATTAATGAGCAGTTGTGTAACATACGGAACCTCTTTATGCATCGACATGAAAATCTGTTTAAACTGTGGAATGATTACCAGAAAAATAAACAAAGCAATCGCACAAAAAAAGCCTAATGTAATGGCTGGCATCAACGCTGCGGCACGAATCTTCTTTTTAAAACCCTGCTTTGTTTCCAAATAATCCGAAAGCATAATCAGCGCCTGCGGTAATGCACCCGCTTGATTGCCCACATCTACTAAATATATCATCAATCCATCAAACACCGCTCCATGCTTTGCCATAGCAACATGTGCCGGCTCTCCCTGATGTACCTCATTAGAGATCGCATACAAAACTTCCTGAAACTTCGGGTGATCTATTTGTTCGGTTAAAATCAATAATGCGTCTGGCAACAAAACTCCCGCCTGTAATAATGAAGCCAACTGCCTGAAAAACCCAATTTTAATTGCCAACGCTATTCCACCTCGAAAGAGCCATATTGAAGAAACTGGAGTGGTTTTCAGCAGAGCAATATCCCGCCGTAATAAAATTGTATCAAGCTCCTCCCGTGTGCGCGCAAACAGTTTTCCCTGTTTTACTTTCCCTGTTAATGTTACGCCCTGCCAATTAAAATACGGCATAGTACTCCTTTTTTCCGCCTACGCCTTACGTAGCTTTATACGCAGTAAAGCTACGGCGGACTGCGCCGCCAAAGATTATTTCGTAGGACAAGCCGACCTATACTCTTGCTCACAATAACGATTGTTGCCGTTCGATACCCAATTTTGCAAGCAACTGCTCAAATGTTAACACACTGCACAATGTAATACGTTTAGTCCGGACCGTTGCACCGGCAACTATTTCAACGTCATTTTGGGTAATGCCTAATGCTTTTGCAAACAGCTTAATAAGTTCTTGATTTGCAAGCCCTCGCTCAGCAGGTGATTTTAAATAACATTTAATAGTGCCTGTTTTATCCAAGATCCATTGATTTCTACCAGAACTGGGTACTACTTTTACGGTCACAATCAACATATACATATTCCCCTACATAAATCACATAATAATTAGCAATACGATAAAAAATACAGTACACTATCCCAATCTTAATAGGTATGTACTTGAATAAAATTAGAAATATTTTATCCTGTACACTGTTAATGACAATTGAAATATATGCACAATAGGGAGAGATGGCTGAGTGGCCTAAAGCGCTTGCCTGCTAAGCAAGAGCCTGAGAAATCGGGCACGAGGGTTCGAATCCCTCTCTCTCCACCAGCCTTCGCTCTAACGAGCTTACGGCTGGCATGCCAGATTGTTAAGGATTTGAAATCTAAAATGAGTTTAAGAGCGAAGGCTGTCCGCCGGAGCCTTGGCGCAGGAGGACCGAAACCTTACAAATGCCTGGCAAGCCAGCTTGTTGAAGGACTAAGTAAATTTATACATTTATCTTTTTCCCTATCAACCTCGTCATAAACTCTATGACGAAATATAATTGTGCATCAATTCTGAAATATACGCGCCCGTAGCTCAGCTGGATAGAGCGTCAGACTACGAATCTGAAGGTCAGAGGTTCGACTCCTCTCGGGCGCACCAGCCTCCGCTCTAACGAGCTTACGGCTGGCATGCCAGTTTTTTCAAATGAATAAATATTGATAGTACAGAGAACAGCGGAGGCTGTCCGCCGGAGCCTTGGCGCAGGAGGACTAAAATGAATCCCATGCATTATGTATATATTATCAAATCAAAACAAGATCCGAGTCGAATTTATGTTGGTTGTACTCAAAATTTGAATAAGCGTTTGTCCGATCACAATAGTGGGACAACAACGCATACGGCAAAATATATGCCCTGGGAATTGGCGATCTATATTGGTTTTGAGAATAAAGATAAAGCCATAGAGTTTGAACAATATTTGAAGTCAGGTTCAGGTAGAGAATTTAGAAAAAAAAGATTATGTTGATCCTTCCTTTCTGCAAGAAATGCCTGGCAGGCCAGCTCCTTCGATGGCCATCCCTCCTTGATCCATTTTCCCTTATTTTTCCTCATAAATTTTATTTTTTTATATCACTGCTTGACAGATGATACATAATTGTTATTAAATAACTTGAATCTCATGCACCTCATTAAAAAAGGAGTGGACGACTATAAGAAACGATCACGTTACGTATGTTTTTCACAGAATTTTTCCTGTAGATAACATTATTCACAACCCCCAAATAAATTAAAAAAGGACGCTATGTTAAAAAAAACACTAGCAGTTTTGCTACTTATCTCATTACAAGTACAAGCCGCTCCAGACTCTACTCCAACGTTAAATGATGCTGAATTAGAATTTTTCTCTCGCTCACTTCCTGCTGCAGCTTCTGAAATATTACGCAAACGCAAATGCAAATGTTTTGAATGCTTAAAAGCTACCTGCGCAGTAATCGATACATTGGCAGTTACAAACTTAACTGTTGGTGGCGTATCAGTTAACAATGCGTTGACAATTGATAATACATTCATAAGTGCTTATACCCCTCTTCCAACTGGCGTTCTTCTCACAGTTCTTGCCGGAGCCCCCCTCCCTTTCGATAACGTTGTTTTAGCTTCTGGTATCACTCATCCTGATGTTTTTACTTTTGTACTTCCGGCTGTTGGCACTTATGAAGTTACATGGCAAAGTCCTACAGAGACTGTGGTTGGAGCCCTTCTTTTAGAAGTAGCGGGAATCAACGTAACTAGAACTAGTGTGGGGTCATTTGCTATTGGCGGCGAAACAGTAGGTAATACCTATATTACAACAACAGCTGCAAACACTACACTCCGTGTGATCAGTGAGGGCGTGCTAAATCTAACTCCAGTTCTTTTCCCGCTTTCAATGACAATTTCTATCAGACGGGTTGCTTAATTTATTAAATAAAAAAGGATAATCATGTTGAAAAAGACATTAATACCATTATTGCTTGTAGCGTTCCAATTACAAGCTGCTCCAAAAGATACAGCTCCCAAACTTACTCCAGAAGAAATATCAAAGATTACTCGCGTAGCAAAGTCATGCGGATTTAATTCAAACTGCTGCAACAGCTGCAAATGTTTCTCTTGCATCAAAGCTGTATGTGCGATGATCGATACATTAGTAGTAAATGGTAACCTTGATGTTGGCGGAGACGTGACTATAGCTGGTACATTAACTGTTAATGGCGTACCTGTTAGTGACGTAGCTGCAACCTATGGCCGTTTCTATGCATTAATGCCAGCAGACAACCCAGCTCCAATCGTAGGCGGACAAGATGTTGCCTTCCCTCAAATCGCTGGTGATCTTAACAATGTTATCACTCGTTTCAGCTCAACACAATTCATCTTACCAGTTGCTGGTATCTATGAAGTTACATGGCAAGTAAGCCCAAGCACACAAGGGCAACTTGTTGTAGCACTTAATAACGTTGAACAACCAGAAACAGTTGTTGGTCGTTTTGATACTGAAAGCCAAATCGTTGGCTCTACATTCATTCAAACAACTGGCGTAAATACTATTTTAAGCATCAGAAACCCAGCTGGCAATGCTGACATTTCACTTGCTCCAGACGCTGGTGACACAGATCTAGATACTCCTGTATCTGCAACATTAACAATTAAACGAGTAGCTTAATTGCTAATCGCTGATTGAACAGTAGATTAAAGCAAGATATAAAAATACCCGGTCGCACGTAATAAGTACGACCGGGTATTTTGCTTTTCAACACATTTTTATATAAAGATATCATCTATCACTTGCTTTGATATATAAAACCGCTACAATAGTGATCTCTACTCTGGAGAGATGGCAGAGTGGTCGAATGCGGCGGTCTTGAAAACCGTTGTTCCGGAGACGGAACCGGGGGTTCGAATCCCCCTCTCTCCTCCATACTTCGCCTTCGAAGCGTGACATGCAGTTTAGCTACGTATGGCAGGCCAGCGAAGGAATGAGCAAAGTATGCCCTTCGTAGCTTTAGCGTAGTAGGGCAGTCTGACTGGCAGGCCAGTCACCAGGCAATCATAAAAAACTAAATCCTTAATTTTTACCTCCCTACAACTTCTTATATAATTCCAATGCCTTCTTTCTAGAACCAGCAAAATCAACAATCGGTTTTGGATAGGTCTTGCCCAAAACTATCCCCGCTTCTTCTAAAACTTTTTCTGGAGCTGTCCACGGTTTAAAAAGATATTTATTGGACAGATTTTTTAATTCTGGAACAAATTTTCTTGTATAATCACCGTCACGATCAAATTTTTCTCCCTGCGTTGTTGGATTAAAAATTCTAAAATAGGGCGCCGCATCCACACCAGACCCCGCAACCCACTGCCAATTCATACTGTTATTTGCCAAATCAGCATCCACCAAACAATCCCAAAACCAATCTCTCCCTTCATGCCAATGAATATTCAAATTTTTTATTAAAAACGAAGCAACAACCATCCGCACGCGATTGTGCATGTATCCAGTTTGGAGCAACTGCCTCATCCCCGCATCAACTAATGGATACCCCGTCATACCAGATTGCCACGCTTTTAAGAAATCTTGATTGTCCTTCC is a genomic window of Candidatus Babeliales bacterium containing:
- a CDS encoding OPT/YSL family transporter, with amino-acid sequence MHIFIGITTLLLSMFSTAVMSYIAMATPIGPWIAPTLVLITALLFRFFSYKKQISEAAILITVAGSVGGIAAIALGFSLPTLYFLDQHLFNAWMGRPVLFSLLVSIITFFGGWFGLWIANRIESTILIQQELPFPIAQLVYKMVVAADQIKKSYDLAVGFCSAFLFSALQDGLLGYAGIIPKSIVIIRSIPVSFVRLPFISFDLWPLLWAIGFVTGQMIVVPLAVAIILKILFLDPMHLFCFAHCTTTEFIFAFCSGMVLASAVFGVMQMFPVLYGAMCKNRTDRWFYYTVDGLRISRVMILETGVLFSGLCCLLFYFQFSVVMQLYLLAFSYICAYQIAQIAGRIGLAQLGRFATFVMVPAMFLFNVNKTQIVFIALFVELCGGVCTDILCGRKVAYLAGIAPRRVYRYQYAGLVISSCVIGGVFWLLINHFGLGSPELFAQRAQARHLLVAVQSFDYAILLLGSFFGYGLSIVGIHPMLVLGGLLMPITISLGLIVGGVGAMVVADKEEWYPFWSGVFAANSVWMLLRTVM
- a CDS encoding DMT family transporter, which translates into the protein MILIVILYMLWAASVTASKIIINYSQPFFLTGSRMFIAGSILLIYQYLSPHQEFRFKREHFGYYAQIVLLGIYITYVLRFWALHDISATKAMFLFNLSPFFSALYSYYFFKETVSKTQWAGLLIGVIGLVPVLLTSSQKELALGEFFFMSWQEMAIIASVAMHSYSWIIVRKLVIENGYSPSMINGITMFIGGALALVTSFFVEGIFPVTNFAYFFGLLAFIIIISNIICHNLYGHLLHYYSTTLIAFGGFLGPPFTAFYSWLLFQEQITWHYYLSSFIVFIGLSLFYKDELQKNNLPVA
- a CDS encoding HIT domain-containing protein, which produces MTDTSCVFCRIIRKEIPATVITETDSLIVLQDIAPKAPIHYLIIPKKHIKDIVAFEDQDLFLAAEMFMMVQSLAKKLSGSGAFRLIVNNGSDSGQTVFHHHVHFLSGKKMLDF
- a CDS encoding type II secretion system F family protein, which codes for MPYFNWQGVTLTGKVKQGKLFARTREELDTILLRRDIALLKTTPVSSIWLFRGGIALAIKIGFFRQLASLLQAGVLLPDALLILTEQIDHPKFQEVLYAISNEVHQGEPAHVAMAKHGAVFDGLMIYLVDVGNQAGALPQALIMLSDYLETKQGFKKKIRAAALMPAITLGFFCAIALFIFLVIIPQFKQIFMSMHKEVPYVTQLLINMSDGLMSWVGLFVIGGIIALGFFGKMYVKTATGSKVVDALLLRITIVGDLVRQSALMTMTQSIALLLEAGMPLLSALRAARTTVANSVLQEQMRYLEQAVSSGSSLSVAMAQHPEQLFEQAAISMIKVGEESGQLNGLLRKVAMKYQEEVSRQLTLFTALFQPFLIVVLGVLITALIFAVYLPIFNLANVV
- a CDS encoding DUF167 domain-containing protein; translation: MLIVTVKVVPSSGRNQWILDKTGTIKCYLKSPAERGLANQELIKLFAKALGITQNDVEIVAGATVRTKRITLCSVLTFEQLLAKLGIERQQSLL
- a CDS encoding GIY-YIG nuclease family protein — protein: MNPMHYVYIIKSKQDPSRIYVGCTQNLNKRLSDHNSGTTTHTAKYMPWELAIYIGFENKDKAIEFEQYLKSGSGREFRKKRLC